From a region of the Triticum aestivum cultivar Chinese Spring chromosome 7D, IWGSC CS RefSeq v2.1, whole genome shotgun sequence genome:
- the LOC123169641 gene encoding AP-1 complex subunit gamma-2 isoform X2, with amino-acid sequence MDLSLNPFSSGTRLRDMIRAIRASKTAAEERAVVRRECAAIRAAISDNDQDYRHRNMAKLMFIHMLGYPTHFGQMECLKLIAASGFPEKRIGYLGLTLLLDERQEVLMLVTNSLKQDLNHSNQFIVGLALCALGNICSAEMARDLAPEVERLLQTRDPNTKKKAALCSIRIVRKVPDLAENFMGSAASLLKEKHHGVLISVVQLCTELCKASREALEYLRKHSVEGLVRILRDVSNSSYAPEYDIAGITDPFLHIRVLRLMRTLGQGDADCSEHVNDILAQVATKTESNKNAGNAILYECVETIMGIEATSGLRVLAINILGRFLSNRDNNIRYVALNMLMKAMAVDTLAVQRHRVTILECVKDADVSIRKRALELVYLLVNDMNVKPLTKELVDYLEVSDDDFKEDLTAKICSIVEKFSQDKLWYLDQMFKVLTLTGNFVKDDVWHALIVLISNAPELQGYSVRSLYKALQASGTQESLVRVAVWCIGEYGEMLVNNISMLDVEEPITVTESDAVDALELALKRYSVDVTTRAMCLVALLKLSSRFPQTSKRIQAIVVQNKGNTVLELQQRSIEFNSIIQRHQSIKSSLLERMPVLDEASYLLKRAASSQATVSLTKSAPSAASGGSLKVPNGAVKPPPAPLADLLDLSSDDAPVTTSAPSTAPNDFLQDLLGIGLIDTSTAGGAPSASTDILMDLLSIGSYPVQNGLPATSNIGSPGQVTKHAPGTPQVIDLLEGLSPSTPLPDVNAAYPSITAFQSATLKMTFNFKKQPGKPQETTMHASFTNLTSVTLTNFMFQAAVPKFIQLRLDPASSSTLPASGNGSITQSLSVTNNQHGQKPLAMRIRISYKVNGEDRLEQGQISNFPAGL; translated from the exons ATGGACCTCTCCCTCAACCCCTTCTCCTCCGGCACGCGCCTCCG GGACATGATACGCGCGATACGCGCCTCCAAGACGGCcgcggaggagcgcgcggtggtGCGGCGCGAGTGCGCGGCCATCAGGGCGGCCATCAGCGACAACGACCAGGACTACCGGCACCGCAACATGGCCAAGCTCATGTTCATCCACATGCTCGGCTACCCCACGCATTTCGGCCAGATGGAGTGCCTCAAGCTCATCGCCGCCTCGGGCTTCCCCGAGAAGCGCATCGGCTACCTCGGCCTCACGCTGCTGCTCGACGAGCGGCAGGAGGTCCTCATGCTCGTCACCAACTCCCTCAAGCA AGATCTTAACCACTCCAACCAGTTCATTGTGGGCCTCGCGCTCTGTGCCCTGGGAAACATTTGTTCCGCCGAAATGGCGCGCGACCTGGCGCCCGAGGTGGAGAGGCTGTTGCAAACTAGGGACCCAAACACGAAGAAGAAG GCTGCCTTGTGCTCTATACGGATTGTAAGAAAAGTTCCAGATTTGGCAGAGAACTTCATGGGTTCTGCTGCATCATTACTCAAGGAAAAACATCACGGGGTTCTGATATCTGTTGTCCAGCTCTGTACAGAACTCTGTAAAGCAAGCAGAGAAGCATTGGAATACTTGAGAAAG CACTCCGTCGAAGGGTTGGTCCGGATACTGAGAGACGTGTCCAACAGTTCGTATGCTCCTGAATACGACATTGCTGGCATCACAGATCCATTCTTGCACATCCGAGTTCTTAGACTCATGCGGACATTGGGTCAAGGGGATGCAGACTGCAGCGAGCATGTGAATGATATTCTTGCCCAG GTTGCAACGAAAACTGAGTCAAACAAAAATGCTGGAAACGCTATTTTATATGAATGTGTTGAGACCATAATGGGCATTGAAGCTACTAGTGGTCTGCGTGTGCTGGCAATTAATATTTTGGGTAGATTCTTGTCCAACCGTGATAACAATATAAG ATACGTTGCTCTGAATATGCTAATGAAGGCCATGGCAGTGGACACACTAGCAGTGCAGAGGCACAGGGTAACAATATTGGAGTGTGTCAAG GATGCAGATGTCTCTATTCGCAAAAGGGCCCTTGAACTTGTTTACCTACTCGTCAATGACATGAATGTAAAGCCTTTGACTAAGGAGCTTGTTGATTACCTAGAAGTAAGTGATGATGACTTCAAGGAAGACCTCACGGCAAAAATATGCTCAATAGTTGAAAA GTTTTCTCAAGATAAGCTATGGTACTTAGACCAGATGTTCAAGGTTTTGACGCTG ACTGGAAACTTTGTGAAGGATGATGTATGGCATGCTCTTATAGTTCTGATAAGCAATGCGCCTGAACTTCAAGGATACTCGGTCAGATCattatacaaagcattgcaagcaTCTGGTACACAG GAAAGCTTAGTTAGGGTAGCTGTTTGGTGCATTGGTGAATATGGTGAGATGCTGGTCAACAATATTAGTATGCTGGATGTGGAGGAACCAATCACg GTAACAGAATCTGATGCTGTGGATGCTCTAGAGCTAGCTCTTAAGCGCTACTCTGTGGATGTTACAACACGGGCTATGTGTCTCGTTGCTCTTTTGAAGCTTTCCTCACGATTTCCGCAAACTTCAAA GAGGATACAAGCAATTGTTGTGCAGAATAAAGGGAATACTGTGCTTGAGCTGCAGCAAAGATCAATCGAATTTAATTCCATTATACAAAGGCATCAGTCTATAAA ATCATCTTTGCTTGAGCGAATGCCTGTATTAGATGAAGCTAGTTATTTGTTGAAGAGAGCCGCTTCTTCACAAGCAACTGTTTCATTAACTAAGTCTGCTCCATCCGCTGCTTCTGGAGGCTCACTTAAGGTTCCAAATGGTGCAGTGAAACCACCACCAGCTCCGTTGGCTGACTTACTTGATCTAAGTTCGGATGATGCTCCCGTGACTACTTCTGCCCCTAGTACAGCACCTAATGATTTCCTACAGGATCTTTTGGGCATCGGCTTGATTGATACATCTACCGCAG GTGGAGCGCCGTCTGCAAGTACAGATATTCTGATGGATCTTCTATCTATTGGTTCATATCCTGTACAAAATGGTCTGCCGGCAACATCAAACATAGGCTCTCCTGGCCAAG TGACTAAACATGCTCCTGGAACACCTCAAGTTATCGATCTTCTCGAGGGTTTGTCCCCAAGTACACCACTTCCTG ATGTGAATGCAGCTTACCCTTCAATCACAGCTTTCCAGAGTGCAACTTTGAAGATGACCTTCAATTTTAAAAAGCAGCCTGGAAAGCCTCAAGAGACTACAATGCATGCCAGCTTTACAAATTTGACATCTGTTACATTGACCAATTTCATGTTTCAGGCAGCTGTACCAAAG TTCATCCAGTTGCGCTTGGACCCAGCAAGCAGCAGCACCCTTCCGGCCAGTGGAAATGGTTCAATTACACAAAGCCTCAGTGTCACTAATAATCAACATGGGCAG AAACCACTTGCGATGCGCATCCGGATTTCGTACAAAGTGAATGGCGAGGACAGGCTGGAACAAGGGCAAATCAGCAATTTCCCCGCGGGGTTGTAG
- the LOC123169641 gene encoding AP-1 complex subunit gamma-2 isoform X1: MDLSLNPFSSGTRLRDMIRAIRASKTAAEERAVVRRECAAIRAAISDNDQDYRHRNMAKLMFIHMLGYPTHFGQMECLKLIAASGFPEKRIGYLGLTLLLDERQEVLMLVTNSLKQDLNHSNQFIVGLALCALGNICSAEMARDLAPEVERLLQTRDPNTKKKAALCSIRIVRKVPDLAENFMGSAASLLKEKHHGVLISVVQLCTELCKASREALEYLRKHSVEGLVRILRDVSNSSYAPEYDIAGITDPFLHIRVLRLMRTLGQGDADCSEHVNDILAQVATKTESNKNAGNAILYECVETIMGIEATSGLRVLAINILGRFLSNRDNNIRYVALNMLMKAMAVDTLAVQRHRVTILECVKDADVSIRKRALELVYLLVNDMNVKPLTKELVDYLEVSDDDFKEDLTAKICSIVEKFSQDKLWYLDQMFKVLTLTGNFVKDDVWHALIVLISNAPELQGYSVRSLYKALQASGTQESLVRVAVWCIGEYGEMLVNNISMLDVEEPITVTESDAVDALELALKRYSVDVTTRAMCLVALLKLSSRFPQTSKRIQAIVVQNKGNTVLELQQRSIEFNSIIQRHQSIKSSLLERMPVLDEASYLLKRAASSQATVSLTKSAPSAASGGSLKVPNGAVKPPPAPLADLLDLSSDDAPVTTSAPSTAPNDFLQDLLGIGLIDTSTAGGAPSASTDILMDLLSIGSYPVQNGLPATSNIGSPGQAVTKHAPGTPQVIDLLEGLSPSTPLPDVNAAYPSITAFQSATLKMTFNFKKQPGKPQETTMHASFTNLTSVTLTNFMFQAAVPKFIQLRLDPASSSTLPASGNGSITQSLSVTNNQHGQKPLAMRIRISYKVNGEDRLEQGQISNFPAGL, from the exons ATGGACCTCTCCCTCAACCCCTTCTCCTCCGGCACGCGCCTCCG GGACATGATACGCGCGATACGCGCCTCCAAGACGGCcgcggaggagcgcgcggtggtGCGGCGCGAGTGCGCGGCCATCAGGGCGGCCATCAGCGACAACGACCAGGACTACCGGCACCGCAACATGGCCAAGCTCATGTTCATCCACATGCTCGGCTACCCCACGCATTTCGGCCAGATGGAGTGCCTCAAGCTCATCGCCGCCTCGGGCTTCCCCGAGAAGCGCATCGGCTACCTCGGCCTCACGCTGCTGCTCGACGAGCGGCAGGAGGTCCTCATGCTCGTCACCAACTCCCTCAAGCA AGATCTTAACCACTCCAACCAGTTCATTGTGGGCCTCGCGCTCTGTGCCCTGGGAAACATTTGTTCCGCCGAAATGGCGCGCGACCTGGCGCCCGAGGTGGAGAGGCTGTTGCAAACTAGGGACCCAAACACGAAGAAGAAG GCTGCCTTGTGCTCTATACGGATTGTAAGAAAAGTTCCAGATTTGGCAGAGAACTTCATGGGTTCTGCTGCATCATTACTCAAGGAAAAACATCACGGGGTTCTGATATCTGTTGTCCAGCTCTGTACAGAACTCTGTAAAGCAAGCAGAGAAGCATTGGAATACTTGAGAAAG CACTCCGTCGAAGGGTTGGTCCGGATACTGAGAGACGTGTCCAACAGTTCGTATGCTCCTGAATACGACATTGCTGGCATCACAGATCCATTCTTGCACATCCGAGTTCTTAGACTCATGCGGACATTGGGTCAAGGGGATGCAGACTGCAGCGAGCATGTGAATGATATTCTTGCCCAG GTTGCAACGAAAACTGAGTCAAACAAAAATGCTGGAAACGCTATTTTATATGAATGTGTTGAGACCATAATGGGCATTGAAGCTACTAGTGGTCTGCGTGTGCTGGCAATTAATATTTTGGGTAGATTCTTGTCCAACCGTGATAACAATATAAG ATACGTTGCTCTGAATATGCTAATGAAGGCCATGGCAGTGGACACACTAGCAGTGCAGAGGCACAGGGTAACAATATTGGAGTGTGTCAAG GATGCAGATGTCTCTATTCGCAAAAGGGCCCTTGAACTTGTTTACCTACTCGTCAATGACATGAATGTAAAGCCTTTGACTAAGGAGCTTGTTGATTACCTAGAAGTAAGTGATGATGACTTCAAGGAAGACCTCACGGCAAAAATATGCTCAATAGTTGAAAA GTTTTCTCAAGATAAGCTATGGTACTTAGACCAGATGTTCAAGGTTTTGACGCTG ACTGGAAACTTTGTGAAGGATGATGTATGGCATGCTCTTATAGTTCTGATAAGCAATGCGCCTGAACTTCAAGGATACTCGGTCAGATCattatacaaagcattgcaagcaTCTGGTACACAG GAAAGCTTAGTTAGGGTAGCTGTTTGGTGCATTGGTGAATATGGTGAGATGCTGGTCAACAATATTAGTATGCTGGATGTGGAGGAACCAATCACg GTAACAGAATCTGATGCTGTGGATGCTCTAGAGCTAGCTCTTAAGCGCTACTCTGTGGATGTTACAACACGGGCTATGTGTCTCGTTGCTCTTTTGAAGCTTTCCTCACGATTTCCGCAAACTTCAAA GAGGATACAAGCAATTGTTGTGCAGAATAAAGGGAATACTGTGCTTGAGCTGCAGCAAAGATCAATCGAATTTAATTCCATTATACAAAGGCATCAGTCTATAAA ATCATCTTTGCTTGAGCGAATGCCTGTATTAGATGAAGCTAGTTATTTGTTGAAGAGAGCCGCTTCTTCACAAGCAACTGTTTCATTAACTAAGTCTGCTCCATCCGCTGCTTCTGGAGGCTCACTTAAGGTTCCAAATGGTGCAGTGAAACCACCACCAGCTCCGTTGGCTGACTTACTTGATCTAAGTTCGGATGATGCTCCCGTGACTACTTCTGCCCCTAGTACAGCACCTAATGATTTCCTACAGGATCTTTTGGGCATCGGCTTGATTGATACATCTACCGCAG GTGGAGCGCCGTCTGCAAGTACAGATATTCTGATGGATCTTCTATCTATTGGTTCATATCCTGTACAAAATGGTCTGCCGGCAACATCAAACATAGGCTCTCCTGGCCAAG CAGTGACTAAACATGCTCCTGGAACACCTCAAGTTATCGATCTTCTCGAGGGTTTGTCCCCAAGTACACCACTTCCTG ATGTGAATGCAGCTTACCCTTCAATCACAGCTTTCCAGAGTGCAACTTTGAAGATGACCTTCAATTTTAAAAAGCAGCCTGGAAAGCCTCAAGAGACTACAATGCATGCCAGCTTTACAAATTTGACATCTGTTACATTGACCAATTTCATGTTTCAGGCAGCTGTACCAAAG TTCATCCAGTTGCGCTTGGACCCAGCAAGCAGCAGCACCCTTCCGGCCAGTGGAAATGGTTCAATTACACAAAGCCTCAGTGTCACTAATAATCAACATGGGCAG AAACCACTTGCGATGCGCATCCGGATTTCGTACAAAGTGAATGGCGAGGACAGGCTGGAACAAGGGCAAATCAGCAATTTCCCCGCGGGGTTGTAG